In Palaemon carinicauda isolate YSFRI2023 chromosome 21, ASM3689809v2, whole genome shotgun sequence, the following proteins share a genomic window:
- the LOC137614802 gene encoding uncharacterized protein PF3D7_1120000-like — MAEQERSPSFENKGKVRKLVLQYEEKIKGDAKQTKNSKLDCLGIRRNPIREAKEAALARIVRIQEFERSKIEKEIISRIKRQTNKSHEGTINDMDRKLEKTRKMAEQERRPSLENKGKVRKFVLEYEERIKGDAKQTRNSKLDCLGIKRNAKREAKQVALATIVGIQKRSPSLENKERLKYHVMKYEEMIRNDAEHNRNREQKDDLEGKSQDERKHLRRKAKDVNFVRIRQIVQDEISQQKRDIVYAPVQLREEALKDEKKKEKKKVKLEEIEEGIVERRIQYFENIIQGNIREEGHLLENIIQGNKKEEGDLRGQSADLRKNLNRKAKDIALARITQIIQEELSEQNENLWKSEKIEKELQDYQEANSSGTQGDSDSNCDDYEEIIKVKVMGWNNQLILVFYVP, encoded by the coding sequence atgGCGGAGCAAGAAAGAAGTCCTTCAtttgaaaacaaaggaaaagtgaggaaacTTGTTCTGCAATATGAAGAAAAGATTAAAGGCGATGCAAAACAGACAAAGAATAGCAAACTGGATTGTCTTGGAATCAGAAGGAATCCAATAAGGGAGGCCAAAGAAGCGGCCTTAGCTAGAATTGTACGAATTCAAGAATTTGAAAGGTCCAAAATTGAGAAAGAAATTATCTCCAGGATTAAACGACAGACTAACAAATCACATGAAGGAACCATTAATGACATGGATAGGAAActtgaaaaaactcgaaaaatggCGGAGCAAGAAAGACGTCCTTCActtgaaaacaaaggaaaagtgaggaaaTTTGTTCTGGAATATGAAGAAAGGATTAAAGGCGATGCAAAACAGACAAGGAATAGCAAACTGGATTGTCTTGGAATCAAAAGGAATGCAAAAAGGGAGGCCAAACAAGTGGCCTTAGCTACAATTGTAGGAATTCAAAAAAGAAGTCCTTCACTAGAAAACAAAGAAAGGTTAAAGTATCATGTTATGAAATACgaagaaatgattagaaatgacGCAGAGCACAATAGAAATAGGGAACAAAAAGATGATCTTGAAGGAAAAtctcaggacgagagaaagcatcttaggaggaAAGCAAAAGATGTAAACTTCGTGAGAATCAGACAAATTGTACAGGATGAAATATCACAACAAAAAAGGGACATAGTATATGCTCCTGTTCAACTaagggaagaggctctgaaagatgagaaaaaaaaagagaaaaagaaagttaaacttgaagaaatagaagaaggcaTCGTAGAAAGGcgtatccagtattttgaaaatatcatacaagGAAATATTAGGGAAGAAGGCCATCTTCTTGAAAATATCATACAAGGAAACAAAAAGGAAGAAGGCGATCTTCGTGGACAATCTGCTGACTTGAGAAAAAATCTTAATAGGAAAGCTAAGGATATTGCTTTGGCAAGGATAACGCAAATAATACAAGAGGAATtatcagaacaaaatgaaaaccTCTGGAAAAGTGAGAAGATTGAAAAGGAACTTCAAGACTATCAAGAAGCAAATAGCTCAGGAACACAAGGAGATTCTGATAGTAATtgtgatgattatgaagaaattataaaggtaaaggtaatgGGATGGAACAACCAGCTGATCTTAGtattctatgttccttga